The following coding sequences lie in one Synechococcus sp. PCC 7336 genomic window:
- a CDS encoding COP23 domain-containing protein: MPTSSSLQIRYQNTFFFCDGGDPSTLVTRTDLGNADVIVFESSFGEWTPLLRCQEIARRLTEFYNDRNLAYLTWARSPGGGRVINVAKYEGDILRSEEFVTLLLTLKLDDLPHEIIAELTGIISTFGDLPIRN, encoded by the coding sequence ATGCCTACTTCCTCAAGCCTTCAGATACGTTACCAAAATACTTTCTTTTTCTGTGATGGGGGCGATCCCTCAACATTGGTTACCCGGACAGATTTAGGCAATGCAGATGTCATCGTATTCGAAAGCAGCTTTGGCGAATGGACTCCATTGCTGCGATGTCAGGAGATTGCTAGGCGGTTGACGGAGTTCTACAACGATCGCAATCTGGCTTACTTGACCTGGGCGCGATCGCCTGGAGGCGGAAGAGTCATTAACGTCGCCAAATACGAAGGTGACATCTTGAGATCTGAAGAATTTGTCACGCTATTGCTGACGCTAAAACTAGACGATCTTCCTCATGAAATTATTGCGGAACTTACAGGTATTATATCTACATTTGGCGATCTACCCATTAGGAATTAA
- a CDS encoding glycosyltransferase family 4 protein produces MIDTRTEYLAYQGVDCQKFKPQNILYNPIPGDTRPTLLFVGRLAREKNITQLLHIFPIVSAKIPDIQLIIVGTGPQEEELRELVQRLRLNIYIWGISTGTELLGWFSRADVFVNPSITENFCTTTNEALASGTPVVACISSSTSEQVNHGQNGFLAEPNNPLDFANKVISILENPLLKANMSKNDRSFVLKYDWPNCMNNFETKLYKLIREYSISNKDKSLVP; encoded by the coding sequence ATGATAGATACCCGTACTGAGTATCTTGCTTATCAGGGGGTTGATTGTCAAAAATTTAAACCTCAAAATATCCTTTATAATCCTATACCTGGTGATACCCGCCCAACTCTTCTATTCGTTGGCCGTCTTGCGCGAGAGAAGAATATCACTCAACTCTTACATATTTTTCCAATAGTTTCTGCTAAAATTCCTGATATTCAACTAATTATAGTGGGCACTGGTCCCCAAGAAGAGGAACTTCGAGAGCTTGTCCAAAGGTTGAGATTAAACATATACATATGGGGTATTTCAACTGGAACTGAATTATTGGGTTGGTTTTCCCGAGCTGATGTATTCGTAAATCCTTCTATTACTGAAAACTTCTGTACAACGACTAATGAAGCGCTTGCCTCTGGCACGCCTGTTGTTGCTTGCATATCTTCCTCAACTTCTGAGCAGGTTAACCACGGTCAGAATGGTTTTCTGGCCGAACCGAATAATCCATTAGACTTTGCCAACAAGGTAATCTCTATTCTTGAAAATCCCTTACTTAAGGCAAATATGTCTAAGAACGATCGTTCTTTTGTGCTTAAATATGATTGGCCTAATTGTATGAATAATTTTGAGACAAAGCTTTATAAGTTGATTCGTGAATACTCTATTTCTAATAAAGATAAATCTCTTGTTCCTTGA
- the pbpC gene encoding penicillin-binding protein 1C yields MHSRTRNAIAIGLVLLGVGAIVRLLPYLAPIRTADIAQDDRAITFRDRNRLLLGTLLTRDRNHTAVVPLDEISPHFIQAILAAEDADFYDRGPVDLPAIARASYQAIRHRRIVSGASTVTMQLARLLQPAPRTIPHKVREIWRSWQLAAGMTKDEILTAYVNRLPMGGNIYGIEAAARIYFGTPAADLSLAQASLLAAIPNNPNGLNPYYHWDALLRRQTYTIERMLEEGLITRAEANRAYTETLSLQDRQHGIVAAPHFLFWAAAQLPAKHGTEVVTTLDRPLQQFVETQVREVVRALADRNVRQAAAIAIDNRTGEILAYVGSPNYFAGQDAAQFDGVQALRQPGSTLKPFLYQLAFENRTLRPNTVLADIPTYYALPDARIYRPVDFDRTFLGPVRVRLALANSLNVPAVRVLERLGVQAFLDRLQQLGFEHLNESAEHYGLGLSLGGGEASLWELARAYATLARQGEGIELRAIAAGDRSPGERGETRLGTANSWALVTDMLGDRYARSEAFGVDSVLNLSFPAAVKTGTSSNFRDTWTIGFSADYTVATWMGNFDGEPMQEVSGVDGAAPLWHRIMLHLHEDREPTALPEPENMVLRPICALSGLKPTDACPTVVQEYIFERDLDEYDRHLDSLYQLVDGEVRLQLPPEYDEWLALQGSTLLSDRELKILSPREGDRFVFYPDPAIAPEATQQLEFRLAEFAGGSVEWRLNDRLLPEPDSNSLFWELQPGVWTLEVASGELRDRVTFAVQSTPQRPFKPGFSLVESAP; encoded by the coding sequence ATGCACAGTCGCACCCGAAACGCGATCGCGATCGGCCTCGTCCTGTTGGGCGTTGGAGCGATCGTTCGCTTGCTCCCCTATCTCGCCCCCATTCGCACCGCCGATATTGCCCAAGACGATCGCGCCATCACCTTCCGCGATCGCAATCGCCTCCTACTCGGAACTTTGCTAACCCGCGATCGCAACCACACTGCCGTCGTCCCTCTAGACGAGATCTCTCCCCACTTCATTCAAGCCATATTGGCCGCCGAAGACGCCGACTTTTACGATCGCGGCCCCGTCGATCTGCCCGCGATTGCTCGCGCCAGCTACCAAGCCATCCGCCACCGTCGCATTGTCAGTGGGGCGTCAACCGTCACAATGCAACTGGCCCGCCTGTTGCAGCCTGCCCCCCGCACAATTCCCCATAAAGTGCGGGAAATTTGGCGATCGTGGCAACTGGCTGCGGGCATGACCAAAGACGAAATCCTGACGGCCTATGTCAATCGCTTGCCAATGGGGGGCAACATCTACGGCATCGAAGCCGCCGCCCGCATTTACTTCGGCACCCCCGCCGCCGATCTCAGCCTCGCTCAAGCCAGCCTGCTGGCGGCCATCCCCAACAACCCCAACGGACTCAATCCCTATTACCACTGGGATGCACTGCTGCGTCGCCAAACCTACACGATCGAACGCATGCTGGAGGAAGGGCTCATTACCCGTGCAGAGGCCAACCGCGCCTATACCGAAACCCTCTCTCTGCAAGACCGCCAGCACGGCATCGTTGCCGCCCCCCATTTCCTCTTTTGGGCTGCCGCACAGCTCCCCGCAAAACACGGCACCGAAGTCGTCACCACCCTCGATCGCCCCCTGCAACAGTTTGTCGAAACCCAAGTGCGAGAGGTGGTCCGCGCCCTGGCCGATCGCAACGTACGGCAAGCAGCGGCGATCGCGATCGACAATCGCACGGGGGAAATTCTGGCCTACGTCGGCTCCCCCAACTACTTCGCCGGACAGGACGCCGCCCAATTCGATGGCGTACAAGCCTTACGTCAACCGGGCTCCACCCTCAAACCTTTCCTCTACCAACTCGCCTTCGAGAACCGTACCCTCCGCCCCAACACTGTCCTGGCCGACATTCCCACCTACTACGCCCTCCCCGACGCCCGCATCTACCGTCCCGTCGATTTCGATCGCACCTTTCTCGGTCCCGTCCGAGTGCGGTTGGCGCTGGCCAATTCCCTCAACGTTCCGGCAGTGCGCGTGTTGGAGCGGTTGGGGGTGCAAGCCTTTCTAGATCGCCTGCAGCAATTGGGGTTCGAGCACTTGAACGAGTCGGCAGAGCATTACGGATTGGGGCTGTCGTTAGGGGGAGGGGAAGCGAGTCTGTGGGAACTGGCGCGAGCCTATGCGACGCTGGCACGGCAAGGGGAGGGGATTGAGTTGAGGGCGATCGCCGCTGGGGATCGGTCTCCAGGCGAGCGGGGAGAAACTCGGCTAGGGACTGCCAATAGCTGGGCTTTGGTGACGGATATGTTGGGCGATCGCTATGCGCGATCGGAGGCGTTTGGGGTCGATTCGGTGCTGAATCTATCTTTTCCAGCGGCAGTGAAAACCGGCACGTCATCGAATTTTCGCGATACCTGGACCATCGGCTTTTCAGCTGATTACACCGTCGCCACCTGGATGGGAAATTTTGATGGGGAACCGATGCAGGAGGTGTCGGGGGTGGATGGGGCGGCTCCGTTGTGGCATCGGATTATGTTGCACTTGCACGAAGATCGCGAGCCTACAGCCTTACCGGAGCCAGAGAACATGGTGCTGCGTCCCATCTGTGCGCTGTCGGGGCTCAAACCCACTGATGCCTGTCCCACGGTGGTGCAGGAATACATTTTCGAGCGAGATCTCGACGAGTACGATCGCCATCTCGATTCCTTGTATCAGCTCGTGGATGGCGAAGTTCGGTTGCAATTGCCGCCAGAGTACGACGAATGGCTGGCGTTGCAGGGGAGTACGCTGCTGTCCGATCGCGAGCTCAAAATCCTGTCTCCCCGAGAGGGCGATCGCTTTGTTTTCTATCCCGATCCGGCGATCGCTCCCGAGGCTACCCAGCAATTGGAATTTCGCTTGGCGGAATTTGCTGGGGGATCTGTGGAATGGCGTCTGAACGATCGGCTATTGCCCGAGCCTGACAGTAACAGCTTATTTTGGGAACTACAGCCGGGGGTTTGGACTTTAGAAGTGGCGAGTGGAGAGTTACGCGATCGAGTCACTTTTGCAGTCCAATCTACTCCTCAACGTCCTTTTAAGCCAGGATTTTCTCTTGTGGAATCTGCTCCTTAG
- a CDS encoding M23 family metallopeptidase has protein sequence MTSAANRVSLSKLSQAGLIGFLVLLGLAVGVSAQDSEAGLQKDLSSDRPSWLSTSGSRRSDASDSITVELGQEVLVDRLNDEPAAARRSAPPSRVILMERSSGQQFILNPGQDIALILPLDKVRGGLYQGLLYPLPYIAPVSSGYGIRVHPITGLESFHQGIDLAAPAGTPVLAAYSGQVIAAGPAGNLGNAVVLAHDNSRRTRYGHMSSIVAQPNTWVEQGQLIGYVGSTGRSTGPHLHFEFWTRASGQWLAIDISEQLRLAVAAVRSPAETSLGNINAIGGN, from the coding sequence GTGACATCAGCCGCAAATCGAGTGTCCCTATCCAAGCTATCTCAGGCTGGATTGATTGGGTTTTTAGTTCTATTGGGTTTAGCTGTCGGTGTATCTGCCCAAGACTCTGAAGCAGGTTTGCAGAAAGACCTCAGCAGCGATCGCCCCAGTTGGTTGAGTACCTCGGGCAGCCGCCGCAGTGACGCGTCCGATTCTATTACCGTCGAGCTGGGTCAAGAGGTTTTAGTCGATCGCCTCAACGACGAGCCTGCCGCTGCTCGCCGCTCTGCCCCTCCCTCGCGGGTGATTCTGATGGAGCGGTCTAGCGGCCAGCAATTTATTCTCAATCCCGGCCAGGATATTGCGCTAATCTTGCCCCTCGATAAAGTGAGGGGCGGTCTCTATCAGGGATTGCTCTATCCGCTACCCTATATCGCTCCTGTCTCTTCCGGCTACGGCATTCGAGTTCACCCCATTACCGGCCTGGAGAGTTTCCATCAGGGCATCGATTTAGCTGCCCCTGCCGGTACCCCCGTTCTAGCCGCTTACTCCGGTCAAGTCATTGCAGCTGGCCCTGCAGGCAATTTGGGCAATGCCGTGGTGTTAGCCCACGACAACAGTCGCCGCACCCGCTATGGTCACATGTCTAGCATTGTCGCCCAGCCCAACACCTGGGTGGAGCAAGGGCAGTTGATTGGCTATGTGGGCTCGACGGGGCGATCGACGGGACCGCACTTGCATTTTGAGTTTTGGACTCGGGCTAGTGGGCAGTGGTTGGCGATCGATATTAGCGAGCAATTGAGGTTAGCCGTGGCGGCAGTGCGATCGCCTGCCGAGACTTCGCTAGGCAATATCAATGCGATCGGAGGAAACTGA
- a CDS encoding DUF4351 domain-containing protein: MVSLAILSDEQANWRPNEFATNLWGCELSFRFPTVKLLDYGQRWKELETSQNVFSTVVMAHLKAQATRGQPNERKGWKWSLTRRLYERGYERQAILSLYRFIDWVMQLPEELELEFRTELEQWEQEGRMPYLSTIERMAHQEGRKEGREEGLEQGREQGERALILRLLARRFGEMSAQRQARIAALALPQLEALGEALLDFQSGAELDSWLDECDS; this comes from the coding sequence GTGGTCAGTTTGGCGATCTTGAGTGACGAGCAGGCCAATTGGCGACCCAATGAATTTGCAACGAATCTGTGGGGCTGCGAGCTGAGCTTTCGCTTTCCCACGGTGAAGCTGTTAGATTACGGGCAACGCTGGAAAGAACTGGAAACCAGCCAGAATGTGTTTTCCACGGTAGTGATGGCGCATTTGAAGGCTCAGGCAACGCGGGGTCAGCCAAACGAGCGTAAGGGTTGGAAATGGAGTTTGACTCGGCGATTGTACGAGCGTGGTTACGAGCGTCAGGCGATCTTGAGTCTGTATCGGTTTATCGATTGGGTCATGCAGTTACCCGAGGAATTGGAGCTAGAATTTCGGACAGAGTTGGAGCAATGGGAGCAGGAGGGTCGGATGCCTTATCTCAGTACGATCGAGCGCATGGCACACCAAGAAGGCCGCAAAGAAGGTCGCGAAGAAGGACTCGAACAAGGTCGCGAACAGGGAGAGCGGGCATTGATTTTGCGCCTGCTCGCGCGACGATTCGGGGAAATGTCTGCGCAGCGCCAAGCTCGCATAGCAGCACTGGCACTGCCTCAGTTGGAAGCACTGGGGGAAGCGCTATTGGATTTCCAGAGTGGGGCGGAACTGGATAGTTGGTTGGATGAATGTGATTCGTGA
- a CDS encoding COP23 domain-containing protein, producing the protein MSSTISHFLPRLILISLASIGFNCLSSASINASSQTDTDTLEKHSETYYCDSENFGRPTLVFRSDLGNSRLIEFQYEGFNGWPPLKRCQEIAERAQNFHELGIISYLTIEQMPNGTNVVCISKVDWDHLQALELGFDDLVRLLITLKPDDDPQEILAGIKGVTSLSSDGNPLIH; encoded by the coding sequence ATGAGCAGCACAATCAGTCATTTTTTGCCTCGCTTGATTCTAATATCTCTGGCTTCAATCGGTTTTAATTGCTTAAGTTCTGCCAGCATAAATGCCAGTAGCCAAACTGATACAGACACTCTAGAGAAACATAGTGAAACATACTATTGTGATAGTGAGAACTTCGGTCGTCCGACATTGGTCTTCCGCTCTGATTTAGGAAATTCCCGATTGATTGAGTTTCAATATGAAGGATTTAACGGATGGCCACCTCTAAAGCGTTGTCAAGAGATTGCGGAAAGAGCGCAAAACTTTCATGAATTAGGTATAATCAGCTATCTTACAATTGAGCAGATGCCAAATGGCACCAATGTTGTTTGTATCTCAAAAGTGGATTGGGATCACCTTCAGGCTCTGGAGCTTGGCTTCGACGATCTGGTTCGGCTATTGATTACACTCAAGCCAGATGACGATCCGCAGGAAATTTTAGCAGGAATTAAGGGTGTCACCTCTTTGTCTAGCGATGGCAATCCACTCATACATTAG
- a CDS encoding Dps family protein codes for MRSINIGLSDEQRQGVIDLLNQDLSDAYLLLVKTKKYHWDVVGPQFRSLHELWDEHYEALSTNIDAYAERVRALGGYPVGTVAGFLQHATIGEHPGDIPNTTQMVSRLMENHETIIRNLRQHLDACSKQFHDEGTADFLTGMMEQHEEMAWMLRSFIEGQSLEPSNIRFGIEDRQPAGTN; via the coding sequence ATGAGAAGCATTAATATTGGTCTGAGTGACGAGCAGCGGCAAGGGGTCATTGATTTACTCAACCAAGATTTATCGGATGCATACTTATTACTTGTCAAGACTAAAAAGTATCACTGGGATGTGGTTGGGCCTCAGTTTCGTTCGCTGCACGAACTGTGGGACGAGCATTACGAAGCTTTAAGCACCAATATCGACGCCTATGCCGAGCGCGTGCGTGCCCTAGGCGGATACCCAGTCGGCACTGTAGCGGGATTTTTGCAGCACGCCACGATTGGCGAGCATCCCGGCGATATTCCCAACACGACTCAGATGGTGTCTCGCTTAATGGAAAACCACGAGACGATTATTCGCAATCTGCGCCAGCACCTCGATGCCTGTAGCAAACAGTTTCACGATGAAGGAACGGCAGATTTCTTAACAGGAATGATGGAGCAGCACGAGGAGATGGCTTGGATGTTGCGCTCGTTCATTGAAGGTCAGAGTTTAGAACCGAGCAACATTCGGTTTGGGATTGAAGATCGTCAACCTGCTGGCACGAACTAG
- a CDS encoding YajQ family cyclic di-GMP-binding protein: protein MASSYSFDVVSDFDRQDLVNAVDRAMREVKTRYDLKSSKSTLDLDDASLTINTDSDLSLKAIQDILRIQASKSNLSQKIFEFGTPESASGNRIRQVVTLKKGIEKELAKKMVKQIRDAFKKVQASIQGDSLRVSAKDKDVLQAAIQLLKESDYPVPLQFTNYR, encoded by the coding sequence ATGGCTTCCAGCTATTCATTTGACGTGGTGAGCGACTTCGATCGCCAAGACTTGGTGAATGCTGTCGATCGAGCCATGCGAGAAGTCAAAACCCGTTACGATCTCAAATCCAGCAAAAGTACCCTCGATCTCGACGACGCTTCCCTCACCATCAACACCGACAGCGATCTCTCCCTCAAGGCGATCCAAGATATTTTGCGCATCCAAGCCTCCAAAAGCAATCTTTCCCAAAAGATCTTCGAGTTCGGTACGCCCGAGAGCGCCAGTGGCAATCGCATCCGCCAAGTGGTTACCCTCAAAAAGGGGATTGAAAAAGAGCTGGCCAAGAAAATGGTCAAGCAAATTCGCGATGCCTTCAAAAAAGTCCAAGCATCGATTCAAGGAGACTCGCTGCGGGTATCGGCTAAAGACAAAGATGTGCTGCAAGCGGCTATCCAACTTTTAAAGGAAAGTGACTATCCCGTGCCCCTGCAATTTACAAACTATCGATAG
- a CDS encoding lytic transglycosylase domain-containing protein — protein MRGDLNGKSRLWLAGWIGGGAIALGAAMGLANRIPQAVVSPSARAQQIFSSEREAERSFLQAAEALEHSRAALALSLLENLEVGLPNLADRVLMMRAIAYETAASPVSAERTWTELIDSHPRSPLVPRALLGLRRTDELRSRFPNHSVTVEYLQAAIEQQPHNVELIRHLAQIAPDSEGLSPHINRWVELSRASFGPDDWQLVADAYWAQREYGRASRAYQRTRVTSQNLYRLGRAHHISREPIAAAAAYGRLLAQFPNAAETGEARLRWAEVVNTATAISLLQQEAEFDRDTSPRALQRLARTYAQSRSPVSAAAARQELWQRFPQHSAAAAVAWEVALQRAAAGNFSGAATLAQQIASEQPSTDWGAQLRFWAGKWMARAGNHAGAAEAYRLVLQDARSSYYAWRAAALLGLPTGDFRVGRTAVSPNYNPALLPLPQASAAVQQLHQMGAADAAWQQWSWEAAGRQNETAAALFTGGVLRNRGSSYFDRLSGINQVASLLTLAKQGDPVARQLQQRPDFWQTVYPLHHYETLVAETAAFNLNPLVMAGLIRQESRFEPEIVSRSGALGLTQVLPSTGAWIAGQIGRPRFDLRNPEDNLHFGAWYLDYTHRTYQNNSMLAIASYNAGPGNVAKWMRERSLADPDLFVEQIPFNETRHYVKAVLGNYWNYLQIYAPDTNNLSALVQSAVRSPQS, from the coding sequence ATGAGAGGCGATCTCAACGGCAAATCAAGACTGTGGCTAGCTGGCTGGATTGGCGGAGGGGCGATCGCCCTCGGGGCCGCAATGGGATTGGCGAACCGAATACCGCAGGCAGTCGTCTCTCCCTCAGCCCGAGCCCAACAGATTTTTAGCTCCGAACGAGAGGCCGAACGGTCTTTCTTACAAGCCGCCGAGGCATTAGAGCACAGTCGGGCAGCCCTCGCCCTCTCGCTGCTCGAAAACCTCGAGGTCGGCTTACCCAACTTGGCCGATCGGGTCTTGATGATGCGGGCGATCGCCTATGAAACCGCAGCCAGTCCCGTCTCTGCCGAACGTACCTGGACCGAGCTGATCGACAGCCATCCCCGCAGCCCCCTCGTTCCCCGCGCACTCTTGGGGCTGAGGCGCACCGATGAGTTGCGATCGCGCTTCCCCAATCACTCCGTCACAGTGGAGTATTTGCAGGCGGCGATCGAGCAACAGCCCCACAATGTCGAGTTGATTCGCCACCTGGCCCAGATCGCCCCCGACAGCGAAGGGCTCTCCCCCCACATCAACCGTTGGGTGGAGCTCAGCCGCGCCAGCTTCGGCCCCGATGACTGGCAGTTGGTTGCCGATGCCTATTGGGCACAACGGGAATACGGTCGGGCCTCTCGCGCCTATCAACGCACCCGCGTCACATCCCAAAATCTCTATCGCCTCGGACGCGCCCACCACATTAGTCGCGAACCGATTGCTGCTGCCGCTGCCTATGGTAGACTGCTCGCCCAATTCCCCAACGCGGCAGAAACGGGAGAGGCTCGCTTGCGCTGGGCCGAAGTCGTCAATACCGCCACCGCCATCTCTCTCCTGCAGCAGGAAGCCGAGTTCGATCGCGACACGTCCCCTCGGGCGCTGCAACGCCTCGCGCGCACTTACGCGCAGTCCCGCAGCCCCGTCTCGGCAGCAGCAGCCCGACAGGAATTGTGGCAGCGCTTTCCCCAGCACTCGGCAGCAGCAGCAGTGGCTTGGGAGGTGGCGCTGCAGCGGGCCGCAGCGGGGAATTTCTCCGGGGCAGCGACGCTGGCCCAGCAAATTGCGTCGGAACAGCCCAGTACCGATTGGGGGGCGCAGTTACGCTTTTGGGCGGGGAAATGGATGGCGCGGGCAGGCAATCACGCGGGCGCGGCAGAAGCCTACCGGTTGGTGTTGCAAGATGCCCGATCGAGTTACTACGCTTGGCGGGCGGCGGCTCTGCTCGGGCTTCCTACCGGAGATTTTCGCGTTGGCCGCACTGCGGTTTCGCCGAACTACAATCCCGCGCTTCTGCCACTCCCCCAAGCTTCTGCGGCAGTGCAGCAGTTGCACCAGATGGGGGCAGCAGATGCGGCTTGGCAGCAATGGAGTTGGGAAGCAGCGGGGCGGCAGAACGAAACCGCAGCTGCTTTATTTACCGGCGGTGTACTGCGCAATCGCGGCAGCAGTTATTTCGATCGCCTCAGCGGCATCAATCAAGTGGCCAGCCTACTGACATTGGCCAAACAAGGGGACCCCGTCGCCCGTCAACTGCAACAGCGACCAGACTTTTGGCAAACGGTTTATCCCCTGCACCACTACGAAACGCTCGTGGCCGAGACGGCAGCATTCAACCTCAATCCGCTGGTGATGGCGGGGTTGATTCGCCAGGAATCGCGCTTCGAACCCGAGATCGTATCTCGTTCGGGGGCATTGGGGTTAACTCAGGTGTTGCCCAGTACGGGGGCCTGGATTGCCGGACAAATTGGTCGACCCCGCTTCGATTTGCGCAATCCAGAAGACAACTTACACTTTGGCGCTTGGTATCTCGACTACACCCATCGCACCTACCAAAACAACTCCATGTTGGCGATCGCCAGCTACAATGCCGGTCCTGGGAATGTTGCCAAGTGGATGCGGGAACGCAGTTTAGCTGACCCCGATCTGTTTGTGGAGCAAATTCCGTTTAACGAGACCCGTCATTATGTCAAAGCGGTGTTGGGCAATTATTGGAATTACCTGCAAATCTACGCGCCAGACACCAATAATTTGAGCGCCTTGGTTCAGTCTGCGGTGCGATCGCCTCAGAGTTAA
- a CDS encoding CsbD family protein, with amino-acid sequence MYVSAQLPHNKGCTDWINKMILGLRLARFLTALRRMAATIACITLALIVIGFNREATASLLHDSSIFAISQSSARNQVEGKVEEVTGKVERSVGQVTGQAKGAARQVKGQTKQAIGKTQSNLEKFQSNVQDTAEDIADRVEDMFGN; translated from the coding sequence ATGTATGTCAGCGCACAATTGCCGCACAATAAAGGCTGTACTGATTGGATAAACAAGATGATTTTAGGATTGCGCTTAGCTCGATTTCTGACTGCATTGCGTCGGATGGCCGCGACAATAGCCTGTATAACTTTAGCTCTGATTGTTATTGGCTTCAATCGCGAGGCAACGGCTTCGTTACTGCATGACTCCAGTATATTTGCCATTAGTCAGTCGAGCGCACGTAACCAAGTTGAAGGGAAAGTGGAAGAAGTTACCGGTAAAGTTGAGCGCTCTGTCGGTCAAGTGACTGGTCAGGCAAAGGGAGCAGCTCGCCAAGTGAAAGGTCAAACAAAGCAAGCCATTGGAAAAACTCAAAGTAACCTCGAAAAATTTCAATCAAACGTCCAAGATACTGCTGAAGATATAGCCGACAGAGTAGAAGATATGTTTGGCAATTAA
- a CDS encoding ChaB family protein yields MTEKAENYTAERTISAVFKEQEQIDGLMRRLLDRGVPNDYISVMGRNFKSETKITGFISKKDVILGGLRTGAIFGSLFGSLLSLLTGVGLLFVPFVGTVVAAGPISAVLLGAASGAIAGSAGIGLVSALTALGMPEDKATIYQTRLQAGEFIVMAEVPADRTGEFQLLMESAGGEEVHISQSTLPRQRSGHCDGAEDLSPEIRSHLSEDAQVAFIESYNAVLDATDDETKAEQTAWEMIREQYDEDENGVWSKAKVVA; encoded by the coding sequence ATGACTGAGAAGGCTGAAAACTATACTGCCGAGCGGACAATATCTGCTGTTTTTAAAGAGCAAGAACAGATTGATGGCTTGATGCGCCGCTTACTCGATCGCGGCGTTCCTAACGATTACATTTCTGTGATGGGTCGCAACTTTAAGTCCGAGACGAAAATTACAGGCTTTATCTCCAAGAAAGACGTTATCTTAGGCGGGCTGAGAACAGGCGCCATTTTCGGCTCGCTGTTCGGTTCGCTACTGAGCTTGTTAACCGGTGTGGGTTTATTGTTTGTGCCGTTCGTCGGTACGGTGGTGGCCGCTGGCCCCATCAGCGCGGTGTTACTCGGGGCTGCCAGTGGCGCGATCGCGGGCAGTGCGGGCATTGGCCTAGTATCGGCACTAACAGCGCTGGGCATGCCCGAAGACAAGGCAACAATTTATCAAACGCGGCTGCAAGCGGGCGAGTTTATCGTGATGGCTGAGGTGCCTGCCGATCGCACGGGCGAGTTTCAACTCTTGATGGAAAGCGCTGGCGGTGAAGAAGTTCATATCAGCCAGAGCACTTTACCGCGTCAGCGTTCCGGTCATTGCGATGGTGCTGAAGACTTATCGCCCGAAATCCGCTCTCATCTTTCTGAAGATGCACAGGTGGCTTTTATCGAGTCTTACAACGCTGTTTTGGACGCAACTGACGATGAAACAAAAGCCGAACAAACTGCTTGGGAAATGATTCGCGAGCAGTACGATGAAGATGAAAATGGTGTTTGGTCAAAGGCTAAGGTTGTGGCATAG
- a CDS encoding YqaE/Pmp3 family membrane protein: MREIKAVDLIRLACAILLPPLGVFLQVGLTGQFWLNVLLTLFGYIPGIVHAVWIIARR, encoded by the coding sequence ATGAGAGAAATTAAGGCTGTAGATCTTATTCGGTTGGCTTGTGCAATTCTGCTACCACCACTGGGGGTTTTTCTCCAAGTGGGGCTTACAGGTCAGTTTTGGCTGAATGTTTTGTTGACGTTGTTCGGATATATTCCCGGTATCGTTCATGCAGTCTGGATTATTGCAAGGCGATAG
- a CDS encoding DUF2294 domain-containing protein has protein sequence MSDTNEDLPTSGQLERTLSQRMSSLFAERLGHRPSQVTCQLSQQQVAIVVEGSITPAEQLLSTESDSELAEDVRDSLDEALRPDIKQIVEDSLQVGVQDMMSDATLETGRTGIIVMLEEVPQTRPARSTQK, from the coding sequence ATGAGCGATACTAACGAAGACTTGCCCACTAGCGGACAACTCGAACGAACGCTATCGCAGCGCATGTCTAGTCTGTTTGCCGAGCGTCTCGGCCATCGCCCGAGTCAGGTGACCTGTCAACTCTCGCAGCAGCAAGTGGCGATCGTGGTTGAAGGCTCTATCACTCCAGCCGAGCAGCTTTTGTCAACTGAGAGCGACTCCGAACTGGCTGAAGACGTGCGCGATAGCTTGGACGAAGCCCTCCGCCCCGACATTAAACAGATTGTGGAAGATAGTCTGCAAGTGGGCGTTCAGGACATGATGAGTGATGCGACCCTCGAAACTGGACGCACGGGCATTATCGTCATGTTGGAGGAAGTTCCGCAGACACGACCAGCGCGCTCGACCCAGAAATAG